The genomic stretch AAGTGGCGGGATTTGCATCCATCGGTATCCTTTGGGATGCATAATCCAACTTGCGGAGGGCGTTTGCGAGATAACGAGGATTTCCTGCCAGTCTTGCACCCCCTTCATCGGCAAGATACTCCCGAGACCGGGAAATGGCCATCTGAATGATAAGTGCGGCTATGGGTCCTACAATCATCATGACGAGGGTTGCTATCGGGCTGCCGCCTTCATCATCCTCACCGCGATGGCCGAAGATAGCCGCCCACTGTGCCATCTGCGCAACATAGCTTATCGCTCCCGCGATTGTGGCTGCAACAGTACTGATGAGAATGTCCCTGTGTCTGACATGGGAAAGTTCGTGGCCAATAACACCGCTAAGTTCATCGGGGCTCAGTATGCGGAGGATGCCGGTTGTCACCGCAACAGCAGCATGGTCAGGGTTCCTCCCCGTGGCAAAGGCGTTTGGCTGATCACCGTCAATGATATAGACCCTCGGCATAGGCATCTGTGCCTTCTGGCTGAGTCTCCTCACAATACCATATAATTCGGGTGCTTCGGACTCCGTCACCTCCCGGGCCCCATACATCCTGAGGACAATCTTATCGCTGAACCAGTAAGCGAATATGTTCATCCCGAAGGCGAGAAAGAGGGCTATTGTCATTCCCTGTTTCCCGCCGAAGGCTGCCCCGGCCCAGATAAAGAGAAGGGTCAGGAAAACGAGTAGAACAAACGT from Thermodesulfovibrionales bacterium encodes the following:
- the htpX gene encoding zinc metalloprotease HtpX translates to MNSIKTFVLLVFLTLLFIWAGAAFGGKQGMTIALFLAFGMNIFAYWFSDKIVLRMYGAREVTESEAPELYGIVRRLSQKAQMPMPRVYIIDGDQPNAFATGRNPDHAAVAVTTGILRILSPDELSGVIGHELSHVRHRDILISTVAATIAGAISYVAQMAQWAAIFGHRGEDDEGGSPIATLVMMIVGPIAALIIQMAISRSREYLADEGGARLAGNPRYLANALRKLDYASQRIPMDANPATSHMFIVNPLSGGGLLKLFSTHPPIQERIARLEAMSL